In the Chiloscyllium plagiosum isolate BGI_BamShark_2017 chromosome 15, ASM401019v2, whole genome shotgun sequence genome, one interval contains:
- the sybl1 gene encoding vesicle-associated membrane protein 7 isoform X1, with translation MVVGQGNWNRGAMAILFAVVARGTTILAKNAWCGGNFLEVTEQILSKIPSENNKLTYSHGNYLFHYICQERIIYLCITDDDFERSRAFTFLNEIKKRFQTTYGSRAQTALPYAMNSEFSSVLAAQMKHLSENKKSDRVLETQAQVDELKGIMVRNIDLVAQRGEKLELLIDKTENLVDSSVTFKTTSRNLARAMCMKNLKLTIIIAIVAIVVVYIIVSAACGGLSWPTCIKK, from the exons ATGGTCGTCGGCCAAGGCAACTGGAA CAGAGGAGCCATGGCTATCTTGTTTGCAGTAGTTGCAAGAGGCACTACCATCCTTGCAAAGaatgcctggtgtggagggaattTTTTGGAAGTGACTGAACAGATACTATCAAAAATACCATCAGAAAATAATAAACTGACTTATTCCCATGGAAA TTACTTATTCCATTATATTTGCCAAGAGAGGATAATATACTTGTGTATCACAGATGAT gattttgagcGATCAAGAGCATTTACTTTtctaaatgaaataaagaaaagatTTCAAACTACATATGGATCAAGGGCACAAACAGCCTTGCCTTATGCAATGAACAGCGAATTCTCCAGTGTGTTAGCTGCACAAATG AAACATTTGTCAGAAAACAAGAAATCTGATCGTGTTTTGGAGACTCAAGCGCAGGTTGATGAGTTGAAAGGAATCATGGTCAGAAATATTG ATTTGGTAGCACAAAGAGGAGAAAAATTGGAGTTGTTAATTGACAAAACTGAAAATTTAGTGGATTCT TCGGTCACATTTAAAACCACCAGTAGGAACCTGGCCAGAGCGATGTGTATGAAAAACCTCAAGTTGACAATAATTATCGCCATCGTAGCAATT
- the sybl1 gene encoding vesicle-associated membrane protein 7 isoform X2 yields the protein MAILFAVVARGTTILAKNAWCGGNFLEVTEQILSKIPSENNKLTYSHGNYLFHYICQERIIYLCITDDDFERSRAFTFLNEIKKRFQTTYGSRAQTALPYAMNSEFSSVLAAQMKHLSENKKSDRVLETQAQVDELKGIMVRNIDLVAQRGEKLELLIDKTENLVDSSVTFKTTSRNLARAMCMKNLKLTIIIAIVAIVVVYIIVSAACGGLSWPTCIKK from the exons ATGGCTATCTTGTTTGCAGTAGTTGCAAGAGGCACTACCATCCTTGCAAAGaatgcctggtgtggagggaattTTTTGGAAGTGACTGAACAGATACTATCAAAAATACCATCAGAAAATAATAAACTGACTTATTCCCATGGAAA TTACTTATTCCATTATATTTGCCAAGAGAGGATAATATACTTGTGTATCACAGATGAT gattttgagcGATCAAGAGCATTTACTTTtctaaatgaaataaagaaaagatTTCAAACTACATATGGATCAAGGGCACAAACAGCCTTGCCTTATGCAATGAACAGCGAATTCTCCAGTGTGTTAGCTGCACAAATG AAACATTTGTCAGAAAACAAGAAATCTGATCGTGTTTTGGAGACTCAAGCGCAGGTTGATGAGTTGAAAGGAATCATGGTCAGAAATATTG ATTTGGTAGCACAAAGAGGAGAAAAATTGGAGTTGTTAATTGACAAAACTGAAAATTTAGTGGATTCT TCGGTCACATTTAAAACCACCAGTAGGAACCTGGCCAGAGCGATGTGTATGAAAAACCTCAAGTTGACAATAATTATCGCCATCGTAGCAATT
- the sybl1 gene encoding vesicle-associated membrane protein 7 isoform X3 yields the protein MVVGQGNWNRGAMAILFAVVARGTTILAKNAWCGGNFLEVTEQILSKIPSENNKLTYSHGNYLFHYICQERIIYLCITDDDFERSRAFTFLNEIKKRFQTTYGSRAQTALPYAMNSEFSSVLAAQMKHLSENKKSDRVLETQAQVDELKGIMVRNIDLVAQRGEKLELLIDKTENLVDSSVTFKTTSRNLARAMCMKNLKLTIIIAIVAIE from the exons ATGGTCGTCGGCCAAGGCAACTGGAA CAGAGGAGCCATGGCTATCTTGTTTGCAGTAGTTGCAAGAGGCACTACCATCCTTGCAAAGaatgcctggtgtggagggaattTTTTGGAAGTGACTGAACAGATACTATCAAAAATACCATCAGAAAATAATAAACTGACTTATTCCCATGGAAA TTACTTATTCCATTATATTTGCCAAGAGAGGATAATATACTTGTGTATCACAGATGAT gattttgagcGATCAAGAGCATTTACTTTtctaaatgaaataaagaaaagatTTCAAACTACATATGGATCAAGGGCACAAACAGCCTTGCCTTATGCAATGAACAGCGAATTCTCCAGTGTGTTAGCTGCACAAATG AAACATTTGTCAGAAAACAAGAAATCTGATCGTGTTTTGGAGACTCAAGCGCAGGTTGATGAGTTGAAAGGAATCATGGTCAGAAATATTG ATTTGGTAGCACAAAGAGGAGAAAAATTGGAGTTGTTAATTGACAAAACTGAAAATTTAGTGGATTCT TCGGTCACATTTAAAACCACCAGTAGGAACCTGGCCAGAGCGATGTGTATGAAAAACCTCAAGTTGACAATAATTATCGCCATCGTAGCAATT